In Leuconostoc kimchii IMSNU 11154, one genomic interval encodes:
- a CDS encoding energy-coupling factor transporter transmembrane component T family protein: MNNLFGYKQRDTWINHTTGTAKLIGFLALSTMGMISYDTRFLFGLVVLAIVLMRLSQIKYREYALMAKLVIIFAMINLVMVAVLAPQYGVQLYGTRHVLFGTGYWTITQEQLFYEFNLLLKYLFSLPLAIILLFTTNPSEFAAGLNKIGVPYKIAYSFAITLRYIPDVQSDYRTISLAQQARGYEISKKAPLLARSKGAVQIILPLVFASLNRIETISQAMELRRFGREKKRSWYQEQSFATRDIVMIFGAVAVIIIGAILFAQNDGRLYNPFK; this comes from the coding sequence ATGAACAATTTATTTGGATATAAACAACGAGATACTTGGATTAATCACACAACAGGTACGGCAAAATTAATAGGATTTTTAGCACTATCTACCATGGGAATGATATCCTACGATACACGTTTTTTATTTGGTTTAGTTGTTTTGGCGATTGTACTGATGCGCCTGTCACAAATTAAGTATCGAGAATATGCGTTGATGGCTAAATTGGTGATTATTTTTGCGATGATTAATTTGGTGATGGTAGCTGTTCTGGCGCCACAATATGGTGTTCAATTATACGGCACGCGACATGTACTATTTGGGACGGGTTATTGGACAATCACGCAGGAACAATTGTTTTATGAATTTAATTTACTATTGAAATATCTATTTTCTTTACCACTGGCAATTATTTTGCTTTTTACCACAAATCCAAGTGAGTTTGCTGCTGGTTTAAATAAAATTGGTGTGCCCTACAAAATTGCTTATTCGTTTGCTATTACGTTGCGTTACATTCCTGATGTACAAAGTGATTATCGAACGATTAGCTTGGCACAGCAAGCTCGAGGTTATGAAATATCTAAAAAGGCGCCTTTATTAGCGCGCTCTAAAGGTGCGGTGCAAATTATTTTGCCGCTGGTGTTTGCGAGTTTAAACCGTATTGAAACAATCAGCCAAGCGATGGAACTCAGGCGATTTGGGCGTGAAAAGAAACGGTCTTGGTACCAAGAACAGTCATTTGCGACGCGAGATATTGTGATGATTTTTGGGGCCGTGGCCGTGATCATTATTGGTGCGATACTTTTCGCTCAAAATGATGGTCGTTTATATAACCCATTCAAGTAA
- the pepV gene encoding dipeptidase PepV, with translation MVETVRQWQEDAQKYQPVLQRDLLQFLAIPSVLAPETATFQRPFGIGIETALQFLVDIAKRDGFKVTRVADNMVVVVDYGPEDASETLGVLSHVDVVPGNDNAWHVTLPFSPKIVGKRLYGRGSHDMKADLIASYYALKQLKDNGFWPQRKIRLIFGSDEESDWRDMKTYLAQIGEPTLGFSPDGSFPVVPGEKGVQTIVIQFEGESVREDHWQLLKFDAGERDNVVPGVAKALIRLPSHYDINLFLKRYEQYVTQIPLVTGIGQYDDGNILLTLYGKSVHGAYPEDGINAGTYLAHFLNEFSFEGQAHAYLTFLGDDNHQNVFGEKLGLIFHDEIMGDLTMNIGVMHYEQSHAGQIRIQFRFPIGITETAILTQVQRHMGDLNAKIFKESQFGNQPHMVDLDDPIVKKLEAIYAQHTNTQKTYKISNGGSYARLLKRGVAFGGQFPDVEVMSHQPDEYVLLDNIPRAQAIFAQALYELSK, from the coding sequence ATGGTTGAAACAGTAAGACAATGGCAAGAAGATGCCCAAAAATATCAGCCAGTACTACAAAGGGATTTGCTACAATTTTTGGCTATCCCATCAGTGTTGGCCCCTGAAACAGCGACGTTCCAAAGACCATTTGGCATTGGCATTGAGACAGCGCTGCAATTTTTGGTTGATATAGCTAAGCGTGATGGGTTTAAAGTTACACGTGTTGCTGACAACATGGTCGTTGTGGTTGATTATGGCCCTGAGGATGCGTCGGAAACACTTGGCGTTTTGTCGCACGTTGATGTTGTTCCTGGTAATGATAATGCTTGGCACGTCACATTACCATTTAGCCCAAAAATTGTCGGTAAACGCCTTTATGGCCGCGGCAGTCATGATATGAAAGCGGACCTCATTGCAAGTTATTATGCTTTAAAACAATTAAAAGATAATGGTTTTTGGCCTCAGCGTAAAATCCGTTTAATTTTTGGAAGTGATGAGGAATCTGATTGGCGTGATATGAAAACGTATTTAGCGCAAATTGGTGAACCAACACTTGGATTTTCACCAGATGGTTCCTTTCCCGTAGTGCCTGGCGAAAAGGGTGTTCAGACCATTGTCATCCAATTTGAAGGAGAAAGTGTACGTGAAGATCATTGGCAGTTGCTTAAATTTGATGCCGGTGAGCGAGATAATGTTGTCCCAGGCGTTGCCAAAGCATTGATCCGATTACCAAGCCATTATGATATTAACTTATTTCTAAAACGTTACGAACAGTATGTTACACAAATACCGTTGGTCACTGGGATTGGTCAATACGACGATGGGAACATTTTGCTAACATTATACGGAAAGTCAGTTCATGGTGCTTACCCAGAAGATGGTATTAATGCAGGGACCTATCTAGCACATTTTTTGAATGAGTTTTCCTTTGAGGGTCAGGCACATGCTTACTTAACCTTTTTAGGGGATGATAATCACCAAAATGTTTTCGGCGAAAAATTAGGTCTTATTTTCCATGATGAAATTATGGGCGATCTAACAATGAACATTGGCGTGATGCACTATGAACAAAGCCATGCTGGTCAAATCCGTATCCAATTTCGTTTTCCAATTGGCATCACGGAAACTGCAATATTGACACAAGTACAGCGACATATGGGTGATTTAAATGCAAAAATATTTAAAGAGTCGCAATTTGGTAATCAACCACACATGGTGGATCTAGACGATCCGATTGTTAAAAAATTAGAGGCCATTTATGCACAACATACAAACACGCAAAAAACCTATAAAATATCGAACGGTGGCTCATATGCGCGATTATTAAAACGTGGCGTTGCATTTGGTGGACAATTTCCAGATGTTGAGGTGATGAGCCATCAACCTGATGAATATGTCTTACTTGATAATATTCCAAGAGCGCAAGCGATATTTGCACAAGCTTTGTATGAATTGTCAAAGTAG
- the rpsF gene encoding 30S ribosomal protein S6, with translation MATSYEMTYIVRPDLESDAKKALVERFDGILTNNGATITKSADWATRRFAYEIAGYREGVYHIINFTAEDDNAINEFDRLAKISQDILRHMIVKRDAE, from the coding sequence ATGGCTACATCATACGAAATGACTTATATCGTTCGTCCTGATTTGGAATCAGATGCAAAGAAGGCACTCGTAGAGCGCTTTGATGGCATCTTGACAAATAATGGGGCAACAATTACTAAGTCAGCTGACTGGGCAACACGTCGTTTTGCATATGAAATTGCTGGTTACCGCGAAGGCGTATACCACATCATTAATTTCACTGCAGAAGACGATAATGCTATCAACGAATTCGATCGTTTGGCAAAGATCTCACAAGACATCTTACGTCACATGATCGTTAAGCGTGACGCAGAATAA
- the ssb gene encoding single-stranded DNA-binding protein: MINRVVLIGRLTRDVELRYTQSGTAVGTFSLAVNRQFTNQAGEREADFINAVIWRKSAENFANFTGKGALVAIEGRLQTRNYENNQGQRVYVTEVVVDNFSLLESRSESDKRRAQNGTSDTSHNGGGFSSSSDNAFSGVDPFASASQNSNTQSTATNEAANPFAASGKTEIDISDDDLPF, translated from the coding sequence ATGATTAATCGAGTAGTATTGATTGGGCGATTGACCCGTGATGTGGAATTACGCTATACACAATCGGGTACAGCGGTCGGCACGTTTAGTTTGGCGGTTAACCGTCAGTTTACCAATCAGGCTGGTGAACGTGAGGCTGATTTTATTAACGCTGTTATTTGGCGTAAGTCAGCTGAAAATTTTGCTAATTTTACTGGAAAAGGCGCATTAGTTGCCATTGAAGGGCGATTGCAAACACGTAATTATGAAAACAACCAAGGACAACGTGTTTATGTGACTGAGGTTGTTGTTGATAATTTTTCACTGCTTGAGTCACGTTCCGAAAGTGATAAGCGACGTGCCCAAAACGGGACGTCTGACACATCACATAACGGTGGCGGCTTCAGTTCGTCAAGTGACAATGCATTTAGTGGTGTTGATCCATTTGCTAGTGCGAGTCAAAATTCAAACACGCAATCAACTGCAACAAATGAAGCGGCTAATCCATTTGCGGCTAGCGGCAAAACTGAAATTGATATATCAGATGATGATTTACCATTTTAA
- the rpsR gene encoding 30S ribosomal protein S18 codes for MPEQNSRPQNSERPQRSRRPQGGPRRRRKVDFIAANHIEYIDYKNTELLERFISERGKILPRRVTGTSAKNQRKVTTAVKRARIMALLPFVTED; via the coding sequence ATGCCAGAACAAAATTCACGTCCACAAAACTCAGAACGTCCACAACGCTCGCGTCGCCCCCAAGGCGGTCCACGTCGTCGTCGTAAGGTTGACTTTATTGCAGCAAACCATATTGAGTATATTGACTACAAGAATACAGAATTGTTAGAACGTTTCATTTCAGAACGCGGTAAGATTTTGCCACGTCGTGTGACTGGAACTTCAGCAAAAAATCAACGTAAAGTTACGACTGCTGTTAAACGCGCTCGTATCATGGCTTTGTTGCCATTCGTTACAGAAGATTAA
- a CDS encoding DHH family phosphoesterase, translating to MKKLFNFKTLPIFFQNSKLGAVTLLLIFVSGMSVIFALLTNWIFGLIWLIVVIIGLVYSAQALREVNENAQEYLSGLGYRISRSEQEALIRMPIGIILLNEVEKIDWINPYMQAYLNKRDVLGLTLAEFDKSLAADVKSYSDAKVTNTITWQGKQFSLYVQQNLRVIYMMDISEYAAIAQEYENHQLFSGLISVDNYEEVTEGMSESETSTLRTYVTGALGDWATAHHIYLRRLNTIHYVMFGYQTALQEAERDKFSILKAIREATAQQNSPVTLSMGISYGETDIIDLAKMAQTNLDLALGRGGDQVVVKSNQEAARFYGGATNPMEKRTRVRARMISQTVAELMEQSDNIMIVGHATPDLDAIGAGLGIWRMAQTKNKSAFVIIDEKTVYSDITLLLEEIRKNPPDIVAPGSNINDSIVDEARALKLVRENTLLILVDHANAAITSAPNLLEKLANRVVVIDHHRLAEKSLAEKPLLSYVEPYASSTSELVVEMLQYQDQSHAPITKLEATAMLGGIQIDTKNFTLRTGSRTFDAASYLRANGADSNLIQSFMKEKFTDFKARTHLINLAIVHAGSAIATGENSTTYSGLITAQAADELLQISGVDASYVITKRLDGRVGVSARSTGQHNVQRVMEAMGGGGHLSNAATQISDMTTEEVTAQLQHILTENIEES from the coding sequence GTGAAAAAACTATTTAATTTTAAAACATTGCCCATTTTTTTTCAGAATTCAAAATTAGGTGCAGTTACATTGCTATTGATTTTTGTCAGTGGTATGAGTGTTATTTTTGCGTTATTGACAAATTGGATTTTTGGGCTTATTTGGCTGATTGTGGTGATTATCGGTCTGGTTTATTCAGCCCAAGCATTAAGAGAAGTCAATGAAAATGCGCAAGAATATTTATCCGGTCTAGGCTACCGTATCTCTAGAAGTGAACAGGAGGCATTAATTCGTATGCCAATTGGTATCATTTTACTCAATGAGGTTGAAAAAATAGACTGGATTAATCCATATATGCAGGCTTATTTAAATAAACGAGATGTCCTTGGACTGACACTGGCTGAATTTGATAAGAGTTTGGCCGCAGATGTTAAAAGTTATTCAGATGCTAAAGTAACAAACACGATTACTTGGCAAGGTAAGCAATTTTCACTCTATGTGCAACAAAATTTACGAGTCATTTATATGATGGATATTAGTGAATATGCGGCTATTGCTCAAGAATATGAGAATCACCAGTTATTTAGTGGCTTAATTTCTGTCGATAATTATGAGGAAGTTACTGAAGGCATGAGTGAATCAGAGACATCAACGTTACGCACTTACGTTACAGGTGCACTTGGTGATTGGGCGACTGCGCACCATATTTATTTGCGACGCTTAAATACAATTCATTATGTGATGTTCGGCTATCAGACTGCTTTACAAGAAGCTGAGCGTGATAAATTTTCAATTTTAAAAGCTATTCGTGAAGCTACAGCACAACAAAATTCACCAGTCACCTTATCTATGGGGATATCATATGGTGAAACAGATATTATAGATCTTGCAAAAATGGCTCAAACTAACTTAGATTTAGCTTTGGGACGTGGTGGTGATCAAGTTGTTGTTAAATCGAATCAGGAGGCAGCTCGTTTCTATGGTGGTGCTACGAATCCAATGGAAAAACGCACCCGAGTCCGTGCACGTATGATATCACAAACTGTTGCTGAACTGATGGAACAGTCAGACAATATCATGATTGTTGGGCATGCGACACCAGATTTAGATGCAATTGGTGCAGGACTTGGTATTTGGCGAATGGCTCAGACCAAGAATAAATCCGCTTTTGTCATTATTGATGAAAAAACAGTTTATAGTGATATCACGTTACTTCTGGAAGAAATCCGTAAAAATCCACCAGATATTGTGGCGCCGGGCTCAAATATTAACGATTCAATTGTTGACGAAGCACGAGCTTTAAAACTTGTTCGCGAAAATACGTTGTTAATTTTAGTTGATCATGCAAATGCAGCGATTACAAGTGCACCAAATTTACTAGAAAAGCTAGCTAACCGTGTGGTTGTTATTGATCATCATCGTCTAGCAGAAAAAAGTTTAGCAGAAAAGCCTTTGCTTAGTTATGTTGAGCCGTATGCCTCATCGACATCGGAACTTGTTGTAGAAATGTTGCAGTACCAAGATCAAAGTCATGCACCAATTACTAAATTGGAGGCGACAGCTATGCTCGGTGGTATACAAATTGATACGAAGAACTTCACATTACGTACGGGCTCGAGAACCTTTGATGCTGCAAGTTATCTACGCGCGAATGGCGCTGATAGTAACTTAATTCAGTCCTTTATGAAGGAGAAATTCACGGACTTCAAAGCACGAACACACCTAATTAATTTAGCGATTGTTCACGCTGGGAGTGCCATTGCAACGGGTGAAAACAGCACAACTTATTCTGGGTTAATTACCGCACAAGCTGCTGACGAATTACTACAGATAAGCGGTGTTGATGCCTCATATGTGATTACTAAACGCTTGGATGGTCGTGTTGGTGTGTCGGCTCGTTCCACAGGGCAGCATAACGTGCAACGTGTGATGGAAGCTATGGGTGGTGGTGGACACTTGTCCAATGCAGCGACACAGATTTCAGATATGACAACAGAAGAAGTCACGGCACAATTACAACATATTTTAACTGAAAACATTGAAGAATCGTAA
- the rplI gene encoding 50S ribosomal protein L9, with product MKVVFLEDVKGRGKKGEIKEVPDGYANNFLIKNKKAEPATGKNLGAVKGRQKAEEKAAAEDLAAAEALKEKIEAENFVVEVTGKSGADGRLFGAVSTKQIVAALAEQKQLKVDKRKLNLNQPIHALGYTDVPLKLHREVTANLRVHVSEG from the coding sequence ATGAAAGTTGTATTTTTAGAAGATGTTAAAGGGCGTGGTAAGAAAGGTGAAATTAAAGAAGTACCTGACGGTTATGCAAACAATTTTTTGATCAAAAATAAAAAAGCAGAACCTGCGACGGGCAAAAATTTAGGCGCAGTTAAGGGACGGCAAAAAGCGGAAGAAAAAGCCGCTGCAGAAGATTTAGCCGCTGCAGAAGCATTAAAAGAAAAGATTGAAGCAGAAAACTTTGTGGTTGAAGTAACAGGTAAGTCTGGTGCTGATGGACGCTTGTTTGGGGCAGTTTCGACAAAACAAATTGTTGCAGCATTGGCTGAACAAAAACAACTTAAAGTAGACAAGCGTAAGCTTAACCTCAATCAACCAATTCATGCACTCGGTTATACAGATGTGCCATTAAAGTTACATCGTGAAGTGACAGCAAACTTACGTGTACATGTCAGCGAGGGTTAA
- the dnaB gene encoding replicative DNA helicase: MDNPGSYEYRQVPQDVDAERAVLGAIFFDVKSDNAVVTASAIIEADDFYRQAHQTIFKAMQQLIDEQRPIDMLTLQDKLNSMQQLDNIGGMAYLAEISESSASSANLKHYANIVREKAILRRMIDTLTRSMSLAYDASEPSEEILDTLNRNLDNLAENRGDEDFQKIKDVLQEFQSNLDNAVENDNDVVGLATGYPELDKLTHGFREDQMIVLGARPAVGKTAFVLNIAKNVAKSEQVPVVVFSLEMGAVDLVTRLVAAEGAIDSNHLTTGQMSQEDWQSLTLAMQSLANMQIYMDDTPGIKINQISAKLRKLEKDIVSDMQPEQRINNPHPIGMVIIDYLGLIESNNKESRQQAVSEISRSIKKLAKELHTPILALAQLSRGVEQRTDKRPVLSDLRESGSIEQDADIVAFLYRDDYYRNDGDEDDSDPRDEEEAVPIEIILEKNRAGARGTATLMFNKPTFKFSPMAPLFRDDPNAGPNGSASW, translated from the coding sequence ATGGATAATCCGGGATCATACGAATACAGGCAAGTACCACAGGATGTGGATGCAGAGCGTGCGGTACTCGGGGCCATTTTCTTCGACGTCAAATCAGATAACGCGGTGGTTACAGCCAGTGCTATTATAGAAGCAGATGATTTTTACAGGCAAGCACATCAAACTATTTTTAAAGCCATGCAGCAATTGATTGATGAGCAACGTCCGATTGATATGTTGACGTTGCAGGACAAACTTAATAGTATGCAGCAGCTTGATAATATTGGTGGTATGGCTTATTTGGCAGAAATTTCTGAGTCATCAGCCTCTTCTGCTAACTTAAAACATTATGCCAATATTGTACGCGAAAAAGCTATTTTGCGACGTATGATTGATACATTAACACGTAGTATGTCATTAGCTTATGATGCATCTGAGCCAAGCGAGGAAATATTAGATACGCTTAATCGTAATTTGGATAATTTGGCTGAAAATCGTGGGGATGAAGATTTTCAAAAAATAAAAGATGTACTACAAGAATTTCAATCAAATTTGGATAATGCTGTTGAAAATGATAATGATGTTGTTGGTTTAGCAACAGGGTATCCAGAGCTTGACAAATTAACACATGGCTTTCGAGAAGATCAAATGATTGTACTTGGTGCACGTCCAGCAGTTGGTAAAACAGCCTTTGTTTTAAATATTGCTAAAAATGTTGCGAAATCTGAACAGGTTCCTGTCGTTGTATTTAGTTTGGAAATGGGTGCAGTTGATTTAGTGACCCGACTAGTTGCTGCTGAGGGTGCAATTGATTCAAATCATTTGACTACTGGACAGATGTCACAAGAAGATTGGCAATCATTAACCTTAGCTATGCAATCTTTGGCTAATATGCAAATTTATATGGATGATACACCAGGTATTAAAATCAATCAAATTAGTGCAAAATTACGAAAATTAGAGAAAGATATTGTCAGTGATATGCAACCCGAACAGCGAATTAATAATCCGCATCCAATAGGTATGGTTATTATTGATTATCTTGGTCTAATCGAATCAAATAATAAGGAAAGTCGTCAACAAGCGGTTTCCGAAATATCACGTTCAATTAAAAAATTAGCAAAAGAATTACATACACCTATTTTAGCGCTGGCACAACTTAGTCGTGGTGTTGAACAGCGAACAGACAAGCGTCCGGTATTGTCTGATTTGCGTGAATCAGGATCTATTGAACAGGATGCTGATATTGTCGCTTTTTTGTATCGAGATGATTATTATCGTAATGATGGAGATGAAGATGATAGCGATCCACGCGATGAAGAAGAGGCAGTACCGATTGAAATTATTTTGGAGAAAAACCGTGCAGGTGCGCGTGGTACAGCCACGTTAATGTTTAATAAGCCAACTTTTAAATTTAGTCCTATGGCACCTTTGTTTAGAGATGATCCTAATGCAGGACCAAATGGTAGTGCTAGTTGGTAA
- a CDS encoding RidA family protein, which yields MSKKVIATTQAPKALGPYSQAIQSDNTLYISGQIGIDPETDTFVGHTTIEQTQQIFKNIDAILHTAEFSRADVVKTTLFFDDLNDFTSVNKLYEVYFGANAIDTLPARSAIQVAALPKQAKIAIEIIATK from the coding sequence ATGTCAAAAAAAGTCATCGCAACAACGCAAGCGCCAAAAGCGCTTGGTCCCTACTCTCAAGCCATTCAATCTGATAATACGCTCTACATTTCTGGTCAAATCGGTATTGACCCTGAAACTGACACATTTGTCGGCCACACAACGATAGAACAAACCCAACAAATCTTTAAAAACATCGATGCCATCTTACACACAGCTGAGTTTTCCAGAGCAGATGTTGTTAAAACAACATTATTCTTCGATGATCTTAATGACTTCACCAGCGTGAACAAACTTTATGAAGTCTATTTTGGTGCTAATGCAATTGATACGCTACCAGCACGTTCAGCCATTCAGGTTGCTGCTTTACCCAAACAAGCTAAAATCGCAATTGAAATTATTGCAACAAAATAA